A window of the Anoplopoma fimbria isolate UVic2021 breed Golden Eagle Sablefish chromosome 17, Afim_UVic_2022, whole genome shotgun sequence genome harbors these coding sequences:
- the LOC129106168 gene encoding neuronal vesicle trafficking-associated protein 1-like: protein MVKLGNNFSEKNNGKVVSEDGFDTIPLITPLDASQLQFPPPDKVVVKTKADYDESKKGKLRSPKIAEFSISIIEGVSERLKVTLLVICALAFLVCVVFLVVYKVYQYEQPCPDSFVYTQGRCMPAGMYGNYPPQGPGGRGRLFTLINHYNIAKQTITRSVSPWMTIMSEEKVTQQETETAQKLA, encoded by the exons ATGGTTAAACTGGGGAATAATTTCAGCGAGAAAAATAACGGGAAGGTGGTGTCTGAAGACGGGTTCGACACCATCCCTCTCATTACACCATTAGATGCCAGTCAGCTGCAGTTTCCTCCACCAGATAag GTGGTGGTGAAGACAAAGGCAGACTATGATGAGAGCAAGAAGGGAAAGCTACGATCTCCTAAAATTGCAGAATTCTCAATAAGCATCATTGAAGGCGTATCTGAGCGACTCAAA GTGACCTTGCTGGTGATCTGTGCCCTGGCCTTCCTGGTATGTGTGGTGTTCCTGGTCGTCTACAAGGTCTACCAGTACGAGCAGCCTTGCCCCGACAGCTTTGTTTACACG CAAGGTCGCTGCATGCCGGCTGGGATGTATGGCAACTACCCCCCTCAGGGCCCTGGGGGCCGCGGGCGCCTCTTTACTCTCATCAACCACTACAACATCGCCAAGCAGACCATCACCCGGTCAGTATCACCGTGGATGACCATCATGTCTGAGGAAAAGGTCACCCAGCAAGAGACGGAGACTGCCCAGAAACTGGCTTAA